The genome window TCGTGGGGGGAAGTTGAGGACAGAAGGTTGGGTCCATTCGGATTCGGTAAGAATGTCATCTAGCATGCAACCAAGAAACCTCAGAGCAGACTCGGGAATGATACTAGCATCCGTTTTAAGTTGGGCATGGTGTTTTTCAAAGTGAAGTTGAAGGGTCTGTCCAGAACATCAGAATACAAATGACCGCTGACTTATTGAACTAGCATTAACTCACCTTGCCGTCGCCGATAGAGAAATCAGATGGAATATCCTGATGACTTTCAAGTTTAACAAAACGGAAGCTACCAAGGTCGTTTCCCTCGGAACTCGAATACTGAGCAAAGATGAAACCACCTCGCTTAGTGTCTTGAATGCAAAAGTTCTCCCCTTCATCGAGAACGACAAGATGAGATACAAGCTTCACAAATGCCTTGATGGCGGTTTCTTCATCAGGTCTTGGCTCAACAGAGCTGGTCCAGCTGATTGGCTGAGAAGCCTCTGTCGATTGCTGGTGAGTATGCAGTGGCCGAAGCTGCGTAACGGGAGGCCGAGTCATGGACATTGTGTCATCCATGATGTTGATAGTATCCTTGTCTTACACCGTGTTACAGCTGTCTGGTAGTTCGTGATACTCTGCCGTGGTGTTTACCAGGTCATCAAACAGACACAGGGTCTCTGTCGCAAACCACCAAATTACGTCGGCCGTTATCGCTCGGCAATCTTAGCACGGCAGTCAACCAGACTGATGACGATGTCCATCTCAATGAAGCTAGGAACCTTCGTTCAGCACAGTGTGTCATGGCGTATGGAGCCAAAAGTGGTAGGTAGCTACAGTGTCCACATTCGGTGAAACGTCCGATCCCTGCTGACACCCATAATTCATCTCGGTCAGCGTAACGCAGTGGGGGTTTGATGATCTGATAAGATTACGGTTACCTACAGTGCAAACAAAAATAAGCTCGGTTAGCCCCGGTGACTCAATGCAGCCACGCCAACTTTAACAAGCTTTACGTTATCTCTCCGAAGATCTTGGCCACAATCGCGATAGCTGCATCAGATAATTCTTACTCATCACGGCAAATGCGAAGTTACGTCATGGAAATGACAATTGCAAAAACGAGAATGTCTCAATTCTTGAACGGTCCGATCTGTCGATCTACCATGCTAACTGAACTAAAGCGCCGCCCCCCAATTTTAGACAAAATGCGCCTCCTGGAAAAATCGCTCACGCTGCAGGGCGAACAGCATGGCCGTCTTGTGCGGCAGGTGGAAacgcttcttcctctcctgcGGCAAAAACCTGTCCTGGATCTGAACGTGGTTAAGATCGTACTCAGGCTCGGCTATCACCTGCTTAGTGCGAGGATCGCGCAGGAAGCAGCAGTGCTTGATCGACGTGGCGACAGCCTGATACCGCTTGCCGCCGCGGAAGCGCTCTTCACCGACTATAATGTGTGAGTTCTGGTCGTGCTCGCCCACAGTGATGTTGCAGTTGGACCTAAAGAAGCAGGCTGCGTTGTCCTCCAAGACCCATCCAATCTCGGTGTAGCCTGCGAGTTCTCCGTCCCACTCAAACACACATGACATGGTATGGGGGTCTTCGAGTTGCTTGGCAAGGTATGCTCGATGATGCTCGTCTGGTCCACGCTCTTTCCATGCCTTGTTGACTCGGTCGGAGTTTTGCCATTGCTTGTATGTCTCGAAGTGAACGGAATTGGACGCGTCGATGTGTCGGATTTGTAATTGCTGACCAAGCTCGACGATGAAGCGGGAGTAGATGACAGTgccaggcttgggcttgggaggtCGAACGGGATGAACGGTGCAGACGTTGCCCTTGCGCGTGAAGCCCAATTGGTTCGCGAAAACGCCCATTGTGCCGTTGAAGCCTGGGAATGATGTCACTTCAGGTCGTGATTGAAGCCAGTGCTGTGAGTCGGGTGCTCCAGCGCCTTGCCAGAATGCATCGTGGGAGAGCCAGTAAATAGTCTCGCGAGGAGTTGTAGTAGGTGAGAATGGCGATAGCACACCCAAGCCCGTGCACTTGATGTATTCGCCAACTCTTTGGCTGTCAACAGAGATAGCTATCAAATCATCGTCTCTGTGATCTGGGTGCAGCCACAGAGCGTAGATAGATGCCCAGGTCAATGCGAGGTCTTGCTGTCTGCCGTGAGATGCGAAAGGCGAACGAGGATCAGTGACGTCAGAGTTCAGAATCTCTAGCTCAAAGACAGGACCGAATTGAGCTCTGTTGTCATTGACCATGGCTGGCGATATTCTGGTCTCTCGGCCATCCATTGACCACCGCGCCAATGTCGTGTCGCCAGATCCAACGAGATAGTCATTTCCATCGCCATGCCCAGTATTAGCAATCCAGATATTGGTTTCGCCGTCGGGGAGTCTGAACGAGGTCTCTTTAGAAGTATCCCAAGCCTCTTTTGGTGGCGTCGGGTTACGTGGGGGAGCAACGGAAGTGATGCGGTCGGTAGTCATGCTGGGCGACAACGTCTATAAGTGCTGTtagaaggaagccaagacaaCAACAAGATAACCAAGTGGACTCACAAAGATAACGATGATGATTTATGAGGAGTGATTGCTGGATTTACGAGTGCATAGAAGTCTTATCAACAAAGAGATGGAAGTAGACAAggaattttaatactaattaccTTCACTCTGTTTGGCCGGCTCGATACGATGATCATGCTCAAAAGAGTTACTAGTCTCCCTTCTACGTTTCATTCAAAATCTCATTCAACTGCGGCCGATGAGGCAGTTCGTTGTGACATGACATGCGTGCCCCCAGATGATTCAATCCAGGGTAGCTCATTAGCCAAGCTTAAGCTTCTGTGTCTCACATGCATTATTACATCTGTCTACATGGCCGCGGATGATCCCTACCATGTGCCATGTTCAGGCAGTTCAATTGTAATATTTACACTGATTTTGCACGAGATGTTTATGAGAATGACAGGTACACAGGAACCGACGAAGATCCTCGGTAGGGAAACCGTGCTAAACAAGAACGAAAACCCCACCAACGTCATATGCCACCAAAACTTTTATGCTTGTTTCACCGCACCGAGCCGTGCTTCTCACACGCCGCCTCTGATAGGTCGACTCGTAACAGGCAGGACTCGCCCCAAAACTGTGTGGAGATCGGCATTTCTCTTCCCCTTTTAAGTGGGATCAAGTGCCGGGGTTAAACCCGAATGAGGAAGCCGACcgtaagcttatttaatttccTCGGTTCGAACCCACCGCGGCAAGTTATGTAATCGGAAAGCGGTTACGTATTTCAATGTGAGAACGAAACAGGCTAAACAGGTTCTGATGCTAAGAGGCAGCCACTTAGATCAACGGCTTGAGGAAGGTGATGGAAGCAAAGACAGCGTCGTCCGTTTTTTGCATCCACTTACAGTAGCCCCATCGCGCATAACCTGCGATGTAACCCTGAATGGAATTATTGCTGATCTACACACCTTCCTACACAAGCGGGTATCCACACAGTTTTTTGGATCCCGCTTTAGGAGATCCCTCCGAATACGGACCTACAAGCATGAAGTGCACGCTGGCTCTTAGCCGGCCTAGACCTTGGTGACAGAGCCATCTGCCGAGTGAGACTCGTTCGAGAAGCAAGTTTGGTCTCAACCACCATGACCAACAACGACGGGAAGAGCTTCCCCCCAAGGAAGTGGTACAGAAGAGTGCCCTTCCTATCAGCCAAGCCAATACAGCAGAGAATCACTGCGCCAAAAGTCCCTACAGCAGGCAATGTCGAGCATCAAAATGAAGACAAGCTTCCTACGCCAGAGCTTCAGGCAAACTGGCTGTCGATTTTGACCTTCAACTGGCTAGGACGTCTTTTGCGAACGGGTTACACACGACCTCTTCAAGCAGATGATCTGTATGACATGCCGAGCGACAGGTTGGCTGAAGATCATGCAAATCGTctggaagaagcttgggCTGCAAGACTCGCTACAAATCGGGGACGAAAGCCTGTCACTTCATCAAATCCGATCTCATGGAGGCCGTTCTGGGCGAGACATACCACTGACACAACTGTCTTGACATTGGCTCTCAACGATGTATGCTTCAAATGGTTCTGGCTTGGAGGACTCTTCAAAGTCGCTGGAGATTTGTCGCAAATCTTATCACCTCTTCTCATCCGGTATCTCATCGCCACTTTATCAGACTCATCGCAAAAAGGTCTTCGCTCAGGCTTTGGCTACGTCGTTGGgctatttcttcttctcgtgtTCTCAGTCACCTCAAACGTTCATGGTTTCTATCGATCTTACACGACTGGCGTCTTGCTCCGCGGTGCATTGATGCACGTCATTTATCGCAGAGCTACGACACAGCTCACCGAAAAGGCCAAGCTCAAACATGGTCTCGGTACTGGAAAGCTTATGAGTCTCATCAGCGCTGATGTGACGCGAGTTGACTTTTGCTGTGGCTACTTCCACGTCGCGTGGACAAGTATCTTCCAAATGCTGCTCTGCTTCGCCTTAACTGTCTGGACCATGGGGTACAGCGCTTTGCCGGGATTCGGTCTACTTGCGTTGCTGTACCCTCTCCAGTCATTCATGATGGGC of Fusarium musae strain F31 chromosome 5, whole genome shotgun sequence contains these proteins:
- a CDS encoding hypothetical protein (EggNog:ENOG41~SMCOG1203:putative siderophore biosynthesis protein~antiSMASH:Cluster_5.7) translates to MTTDRITSVAPPRNPTPPKEAWDTSKETSFRLPDGETNIWIANTGHGDGNDYLVGSGDTTLARWSMDGRETRISPAMVNDNRAQFGPVFELEILNSDVTDPRSPFASHGRQQDLALTWASIYALWLHPDHRDDDLIAISVDSQRVGEYIKCTGLGVLSPFSPTTTPRETIYWLSHDAFWQGAGAPDSQHWLQSRPEVTSFPGFNGTMGVFANQLGFTRKGNVCTVHPVRPPKPKPGTVIYSRFIVELGQQLQIRHIDASNSVHFETYKQWQNSDRVNKAWKERGPDEHHRAYLAKQLEDPHTMSCVFEWDGELAGYTEIGWVLEDNAACFFRSNCNITVGEHDQNSHIIVGEERFRGGKRYQAVATSIKHCCFLRDPRTKQVIAEPEFLPQERKKRFHLPHKTAMLFALQRERFFQEAHFV